The Pseudofrankia inefficax genome window below encodes:
- a CDS encoding sensor histidine kinase encodes MSPDLQVVAIALACSAVAALTGVPLLRLLRARPLWATAAVLCVVPVLAVAAGVIGTARAMFLSHHDLRVVLIVVAVSAVVAAAVAVGLGRPLVAATSLLTRSADTLGEPVYRHAGRLPTAELTTLADTLDATHLRLVESRGRERALEASRRELVAWISHDLRTPLAGIRATAEALADGLVSDVETTERYHRQMLADAERLTGMVDDLFELARLQAGALELALEKVCLADIVSDAVATVDPIARARRVTVTGDTDDAVYVDADAAQVSRALINLLVNAVRHTPDDGTVEVRVGWEHGVPGGGPPGQLDASRAIVAVADRCGGIPAEDLPRLFDLGFRGETARTPGDGGDHPHQPRVRSGIGLAIVRGIVEAHGGDVTVHNQHGGCRFVVALPAA; translated from the coding sequence ATGAGCCCGGACCTGCAGGTCGTGGCGATCGCCCTGGCCTGCTCCGCGGTGGCCGCGCTGACCGGCGTTCCGTTGCTTCGGCTGCTGCGCGCCCGCCCGCTCTGGGCGACGGCCGCCGTGCTGTGCGTCGTTCCCGTCCTGGCGGTCGCGGCCGGGGTAATCGGTACGGCGCGCGCCATGTTCCTCTCGCACCACGACCTGCGGGTCGTGCTGATCGTCGTCGCCGTGTCCGCCGTGGTCGCCGCGGCCGTGGCGGTCGGTCTCGGCCGTCCGCTCGTCGCGGCCACCAGTCTGCTGACCCGCTCGGCGGACACGCTGGGCGAGCCGGTGTACCGGCACGCCGGGCGGCTCCCGACCGCCGAGCTGACCACCCTCGCGGACACGCTCGACGCGACGCACCTGCGGCTGGTGGAGTCGCGGGGCCGCGAGCGCGCGCTGGAGGCCAGTCGACGCGAGCTGGTGGCCTGGATCAGCCACGATCTGCGGACTCCGCTCGCCGGCATCAGGGCCACCGCGGAGGCGCTGGCGGACGGCCTGGTCTCGGACGTCGAGACGACGGAGCGCTACCACCGGCAGATGCTCGCCGACGCCGAACGGCTGACCGGCATGGTCGACGACCTGTTCGAGCTCGCCCGCCTCCAGGCCGGAGCTCTCGAACTGGCGCTGGAGAAGGTCTGCCTCGCCGACATCGTGTCCGACGCCGTCGCGACGGTCGACCCGATCGCCCGCGCCAGGAGGGTCACCGTCACCGGCGACACGGACGACGCGGTCTACGTCGACGCGGACGCGGCCCAGGTCAGCCGGGCACTGATCAACCTGCTGGTCAACGCCGTCCGGCACACCCCGGACGACGGCACCGTCGAGGTCAGGGTCGGGTGGGAGCACGGAGTGCCGGGCGGCGGCCCGCCGGGCCAGCTCGACGCCAGCCGGGCGATCGTCGCGGTCGCGGACCGGTGCGGCGGGATCCCCGCCGAGGACCTGCCCCGGCTGTTCGACCTCGGCTTCCGCGGGGAGACCGCGCGCACCCCCGGCGACGGGGGCGATCACCCGCACCAGCCCAGGGTGCGGTCCGGCATCGGGCTGGCGATCGTCCGGGGCATCGTGGAGGCGCACGGCGGCGATGTCACCGTCCACAACCAGCACGGCGGCTGCCGGTTCGTCGTCGCCCTCCCCGCGGCCTGA